The genomic region CGGCTCGGCCACCATGACCTGCTGGAAGCGCCGCTCCAGGGCGGGGTCCTTCTCGATGCGCTCGCGGTATTCGTCCAGCGTGGTGGCCCCGACCATGCGGAGCTCACCACGGGCGAGCATCGGCTTGAGCATGTTGCCCGCGTCCATGGCGGAGTCGCCGCCGGCGCCGGCGCCGACGACGGTGTGCAGCTCGTCGATGAAGGTGATGATCTGCCCGTCGCTCTCCTTGATCTCGGAGAGGACGGTCTTGAGGCGTTCCTCGAACTCGCCGCGGTACTTGGCGCCCGCGACCATCGCACCGAGGTCCAGGGAGACGAGCCGCTTGTTGCGCAGGGACTCGGGCACGTCGCCCTTGACGATGCGCTGGGCGAGGCCCTCGACGACGGCCGTCTTGCCGACGCCGGGCTCGCCGATGAGCACGGGGTTGTTCTTCGTGCGGCGCGACAGCACCTGCACGACGCGGCGGATCTCCTGGTCACGGCCGATGACCGGGTCGAGCTTGCCCTCGCGGGCGGCGGCCGTGAAGTCGGTGCCGAACTTCTCCAGCGCCTTGTACTGGCCCTCGGGATCGGGAGTGGTCACCCGGCGCCCTCCCCTGCTCTTCTCGAATGCGTCCAGCAGCTTCTTCGCACTGGCTCCCTGCCCGTCGAGGATCTCACCGGCGCGTCCGCCCTTCGCCGCGAGGGCGATCAGCAGGTGCTCGGTGGAGAGATAGTCGTCGCCGAGTTCCTTGGCGCGCTGGTCGGCGTCGGCGATGACGGCGAGCATGTCGCGGCTCGGCTGCGGCGGGGCGACGGTCGAGCCGGTCACGCTGGGCAGCGAGCCCAGGAGCCGCTCGGCCTGCTCGCGCACGACCACCTGGTCGGCCTCGACGGCGGCCAGCAGGTCGGTGATGTTCGCGTTGTCCTCGCCCGCGAGCAGCGCAAGCAGCAGATGCCCGGGGGTCAGATCGGGGTGACCGTCCTTGACGGCCCTGCTGGTGGCCGCGTTGAGGGCGTCCCGGCTCTTGTTGGTCAGCTCGGCGTCCACGGGCGCTGTCTCCTCCTCGTGCTGGGTTCACGGAACTATGACTCGAACAACGGGTACAAAGTTGAGTCTATTCCACTCAAGGCCATTCCGGCGCCTTCCCTGCCCGTCCGTATGCCCTCTCTCTAGGCTGACCCCATGCCTGACGTACGCAACCCCGGCCCCGGGTACCTCGCCTTCTGGCGGGAGCGCCATGTGTGCACCCTGACCACGCTCCGCCCCGACGGAACACCGCACGTGGTGCCCGTGGGGGTGACCTACGACCCGGAGACGCGGATCGCCCGCGTCATCACCGGCGGGAACACCAGAAAGGCCGCCCACGTCCGGGCGGCGGGCCCCGGGGGCGCGCGGGTCGCGGTCTGCCAGATGGAGGGGCGCCGCTGGGCGACTCTGGAGGGCCGGGCGGTCGTCCGCGCGGAGCCCGAGGAGGTCCAGGACGCGGTACGCCGCTACGCGGAGCGCTACGAGCGCACCCCTCGGCACAACCCGGAGCGGATCGTCATCGAGATCGCCGTCGACAGGGCGCTCGGAAACGCCTGAGGACGGCCCTCGGAAATTCCGGATGAATTCCGGACAGCACAACGGCGCCATCGTGTTCAGGTCACGATGGCGCCGTTGTGTGGGGGAAGTGCCGGAACGATATGTAACGACGGGGGAATCGTTCAGGCACTGCGGGGGGTGGCGGAAATGGCTTCTTGCTCGAACAGTTCATGGTCGCGCTGATCGAGATTTACGAAAATCATGCCGTACCTCACGGCACAGCGAACCGGTTGCGGTGCTCCGCGTGGCCGGCGAAGACAGCGATAGGCACGGATATCGTCATCCGTTTCCATCACGACGACAATGGGCTCTCCGAACAGGGTGACCATCAACGAATCGCCCTGGCGGGTAAGTGCCGTGAGCAGATCGATGAAGTGCCACCCTGAGCGGTATGCCGTGGCCATCTCCCGCCGGAAGGTGCGGTCGTCCGGTGGGGTGGTCATGCGCCCGCGACGCCTGTCGGAGCGCTCCAGCTGATCTCGTCCCCAGCTGCCGCCGGCATGCCCCAGCTGATCTCGCCGGGCGCATCGGCCGCCTTCACGGACCAGCTGATCTCGTCCGCCCCCGCTGCCCGCTCCGACCAGCTGATCTCACCCGGCCCGGATGCGCTGCCGGCCACGCCGCCCGCCACGCCAAAGGCCAGGGCCGCGACGAAAGCGGCAGCAAGCACCGAGCGAAGCTTTCGCTTATCCATAGTCGGCTTCGTCCTCACTTGTGGATTCCTCTCCCCCGCATCCACGACGATGTCTCACCCGGGCCACACAACGCCACCAGGACGATGCATCATGTTCCTGCATGTTCAGGAACCTGGGGGGTGGAGATATGACCACAAACGGCACAACAGGGACACATCCTCACGGGGTCACCGACCTGTGCGACGAGGGAAAGCGCCTTTACGCGAGCGCCCTGCGTTCCGGTCGGATTTCCCGCGCGGAAGTCGGCCCCGCCCCCTGCCTGATGGACTTCGCCCTCCTGCATCCCGATCCTGACGACACGACCTGGCTCAGGCCCGTCCCGCCGTCCGCGGCGCTGGCCCAGCGCCTGCATCCCATCGAACGGGAGATCAAGGACCGCCGTCGGCGCTCCGTCGAGCTGGCGGAGTCCTTCGAGCCGTTCATGGACATCAGCGCCCAGGACCCTCCGACCACCCACGCCATCACCGTGCTGGAGGGCGGCAACAGGATCA from Streptomyces sp. QL37 harbors:
- a CDS encoding (2Fe-2S)-binding protein, which encodes MTTPPDDRTFRREMATAYRSGWHFIDLLTALTRQGDSLMVTLFGEPIVVVMETDDDIRAYRCLRRPRGAPQPVRCAVRYGMIFVNLDQRDHELFEQEAISATPRSA
- a CDS encoding TIGR03618 family F420-dependent PPOX class oxidoreductase; protein product: MPDVRNPGPGYLAFWRERHVCTLTTLRPDGTPHVVPVGVTYDPETRIARVITGGNTRKAAHVRAAGPGGARVAVCQMEGRRWATLEGRAVVRAEPEEVQDAVRRYAERYERTPRHNPERIVIEIAVDRALGNA